The following coding sequences lie in one Prochlorococcus marinus XMU1419 genomic window:
- a CDS encoding 2-isopropylmalate synthase: MSKDPGRILIFDTTLRDGEQSPGASLNLEEKLAIAHQLARLGVDVIEAGFPFASPGDFKAVNKIANAVGKEHGPTICGLARASKGDIKACYEAVSPAPKKRIHTFIATSDIHLKHKLKKSRKDVLQIVPAMVNYAKSLVDDIEFSCEDASRSDPDFLYEVIQLAISAGATTINIPDTVGFTTPSEFGKLIADINKNVPNIDEAVISVHGHNDLGLAVANFLEAVKNGARQLECTINGIGERAGNASLEELVMALHVRKSFFNSFFKRNHDSPTPLTAIRTEEITKTSRLVSNLTGMTVQPNKAIVGANAFAHESGIHQDGVLKNRLTYEIIDAKTVGLSDNKISLGKLSGRSAVRARLEEMGYDLSREDLNDAFARFKDLADRKREITDRDLEAIVSEQVQLPEAKFQLSLVQVSCGNESKPTATITLLNTEDNTEDTAVALGTGPVDAVCEALNALAKVPNELIEFSVKSVTEGIDALGEVTIRIRRDNKIYSGHSADTDVVVAAANAYVNALNRLVFSEKKSSIHPQFDNLESSEKEISI, encoded by the coding sequence ATGTCAAAAGATCCTGGAAGAATTTTGATATTTGATACAACTCTTCGAGATGGAGAGCAATCTCCTGGTGCGAGTTTAAATCTTGAAGAAAAACTTGCTATAGCTCATCAATTAGCAAGATTAGGGGTTGATGTCATTGAGGCTGGATTCCCTTTCGCAAGTCCAGGAGATTTTAAAGCTGTTAATAAAATTGCCAATGCCGTAGGGAAAGAACATGGGCCAACAATATGCGGTTTAGCTAGAGCATCAAAAGGAGATATAAAAGCATGTTACGAAGCAGTAAGTCCAGCTCCCAAGAAAAGAATTCATACTTTTATTGCTACAAGTGATATCCATCTTAAACATAAACTTAAAAAATCTAGAAAAGATGTTCTTCAAATAGTTCCAGCAATGGTTAATTATGCAAAATCATTGGTAGATGATATTGAGTTTTCTTGTGAAGATGCCTCGAGGAGTGATCCTGATTTTTTATACGAAGTGATTCAACTAGCAATTTCTGCAGGAGCGACAACAATAAATATCCCCGATACTGTTGGATTTACAACTCCTAGTGAATTTGGCAAACTAATTGCAGATATAAATAAAAATGTTCCAAATATTGATGAAGCAGTAATCTCGGTTCATGGTCATAATGATTTAGGTTTAGCAGTTGCCAATTTTCTTGAGGCAGTAAAAAATGGAGCAAGACAATTAGAATGTACTATTAATGGAATTGGAGAAAGAGCTGGAAATGCTTCTTTAGAAGAATTAGTGATGGCATTGCATGTTAGGAAAAGTTTTTTTAATAGTTTTTTCAAAAGAAACCACGATTCACCAACTCCTCTTACGGCTATAAGAACTGAAGAGATAACAAAAACCTCAAGGCTTGTTTCCAACTTAACTGGAATGACTGTACAACCTAATAAAGCAATTGTAGGAGCCAACGCATTTGCCCATGAGTCAGGAATTCATCAGGATGGAGTATTAAAAAATAGACTCACTTACGAAATTATCGATGCCAAAACCGTCGGTTTGAGTGATAACAAAATATCTTTGGGAAAACTTAGTGGAAGAAGTGCAGTAAGAGCAAGATTAGAAGAAATGGGATATGACTTGAGTAGGGAAGACTTAAATGATGCTTTTGCTCGTTTTAAGGATTTAGCTGACAGGAAAAGAGAAATTACTGATAGAGATTTAGAAGCAATTGTAAGTGAACAAGTTCAGCTTCCAGAAGCTAAATTTCAATTAAGTCTGGTACAAGTAAGTTGCGGTAATGAATCTAAACCTACAGCCACCATAACTCTTCTAAACACAGAAGATAACACGGAGGATACAGCCGTGGCACTTGGTACTGGACCTGTTGATGCAGTGTGTGAGGCTCTTAATGCACTAGCAAAGGTCCCTAATGAGTTAATAGAGTTTTCAGTAAAATCAGTGACAGAAGGTATTGATGCACTAGGTGAAGTAACAATAAGAATAAGAAGGGATAATAAGATATATTCTGGTCATTCTGCTGACACGGATGTTGTTGTTGCGGCTGCTAATGCTTACGTTAATGCCTTAAATAGGCTTGTATTTTCTGAGAAAAAAAGTTCAATCCACCCACAGTTTGATAATTTAGAAAGTTCTGAGAAAGAAATTTCAATTTAA
- a CDS encoding HDIG domain-containing metalloprotein — MILVSKKENPTISSRQIILIITLLLAVQVTKFTLASTISPLSMIIPPALIISQGMGSITALAWVSIASLSWPDPAVAINNNLFFILLVCASVVSLLGGRIRSRAQLLQLSIFVPIGSFLSQWILIGKDKISLINKQNFVFANGDIFSDSLLLAIVMLFTILFIPIFESIFGLLTKARLLELADKEKPLIRRLSLEAPGTFEHTLLICGLAEEATRMIGGDIDLIKTGALYHDVGKLHAPNWFIENQDGSKNPHDEIDDPAKSAEVLQAHVDEGLKFARKNRLPIPIANFIPEHQGTLKMGYFFHKAQEKNLKINEEDFRYKGPIPQSKETAILMLADGCEAALRAMNINASDNEAFETISKIIYSRKKDGQLEDSNLSQGEIFLIKRAFLNVWKRIRHRRIQYPTTKNNTFS; from the coding sequence TTGATATTAGTTTCAAAAAAAGAGAACCCCACAATTTCTTCAAGACAGATCATCTTGATCATTACTCTTCTTTTAGCAGTACAAGTAACGAAATTTACCTTAGCTTCAACCATAAGTCCATTGTCTATGATAATTCCACCGGCGTTAATAATATCTCAAGGAATGGGAAGTATAACAGCTTTAGCTTGGGTATCAATAGCAAGCCTTAGTTGGCCAGACCCAGCAGTTGCTATAAATAATAATCTATTTTTTATTTTATTAGTATGTGCCTCAGTAGTATCTCTACTTGGAGGGAGAATAAGAAGTAGAGCTCAGTTACTTCAACTATCAATTTTTGTTCCTATCGGGTCGTTCTTGAGTCAATGGATATTGATAGGAAAAGATAAGATATCACTTATTAATAAGCAAAATTTTGTTTTTGCAAACGGGGATATATTTTCTGATTCCTTGTTATTGGCAATAGTAATGCTTTTTACTATTTTATTTATTCCTATTTTTGAATCGATATTTGGATTATTAACTAAAGCAAGATTACTTGAATTAGCAGATAAAGAGAAACCTCTAATCAGAAGATTGTCTCTTGAAGCTCCTGGTACGTTTGAGCATACTTTACTGATATGTGGTTTGGCAGAGGAAGCAACAAGAATGATTGGTGGTGACATTGATCTTATTAAAACTGGAGCTTTATATCATGATGTTGGTAAATTACATGCTCCTAATTGGTTTATTGAAAATCAGGATGGTTCAAAGAATCCACATGACGAAATAGATGATCCTGCTAAAAGTGCAGAAGTATTACAGGCCCATGTTGATGAAGGATTAAAGTTTGCAAGAAAAAATCGACTACCTATACCAATAGCCAATTTTATTCCAGAACATCAAGGCACTCTAAAAATGGGATATTTTTTTCATAAAGCTCAAGAAAAAAATCTTAAGATCAACGAAGAGGACTTTAGATACAAAGGGCCTATTCCTCAGTCAAAAGAGACAGCTATTTTAATGCTTGCTGATGGATGTGAAGCAGCACTAAGAGCTATGAATATTAATGCATCTGATAATGAAGCTTTTGAAACAATATCTAAAATTATTTACTCACGAAAAAAAGATGGCCAACTAGAGGATAGTAATTTATCGCAGGGAGAAATTTTTTTAATAAAAAGGGCGTTCTTGAATGTTTGGAAAAGAATTAGACATAGAAGAATTCAGTACCCAACAACAAAGAATAATACTTTTTCTTAA
- the folD gene encoding bifunctional methylenetetrahydrofolate dehydrogenase/methenyltetrahydrofolate cyclohydrolase FolD, whose amino-acid sequence MSLKLDGKKLSLEIEERLNDYISSNKKFAKRAPGLAVIRIGDDPASGVYVNNKEKACSRIGIKSFIFHLRDSVEQKEVEQLITKLNSDNDIDGMLLQLPIPKKFDEQKLISHINPSKDVDGLNEINIGKLVKNEPAMRSCTPAGIINLLRSQNITIEGKKIVVIGRSLLVGKPLSLMLLNLNGTVTMTHSKTLNLNKVCREADILIAAAGKPNLVDSSFVKEGAVIIDVGIHRLKSSDKNQTRLCGDVLLEDVISKVFAYTPVPGGVGPMTVTMLLVNTIFSWQKQFGLSSNLNDLLP is encoded by the coding sequence ATGTCATTAAAATTAGACGGCAAAAAATTATCCCTTGAAATTGAAGAAAGATTAAATGACTATATCTCTAGTAATAAAAAATTTGCGAAAAGAGCTCCCGGTTTAGCTGTAATAAGAATAGGTGATGATCCTGCAAGTGGGGTTTACGTTAATAACAAGGAAAAAGCATGTTCAAGGATTGGAATAAAGAGCTTTATCTTTCATCTAAGAGATAGTGTAGAGCAAAAAGAAGTTGAACAATTAATAACCAAACTTAATTCTGATAATGATATTGATGGCATGTTGCTACAACTTCCCATCCCTAAAAAGTTTGATGAGCAGAAACTTATCAGCCATATTAATCCGAGCAAAGATGTAGATGGATTAAATGAGATAAACATAGGCAAATTAGTGAAAAATGAGCCTGCGATGAGATCATGCACACCTGCAGGAATTATTAATTTATTAAGATCCCAAAATATTACAATTGAAGGCAAGAAAATTGTTGTTATTGGGAGAAGTTTGCTTGTTGGGAAACCACTATCACTTATGTTATTAAATTTAAATGGCACTGTAACAATGACTCATTCAAAAACTTTGAATTTGAATAAAGTCTGTAGAGAAGCCGATATCCTAATTGCGGCTGCAGGAAAACCCAATCTTGTAGATTCGAGTTTTGTGAAAGAAGGAGCAGTAATTATTGATGTTGGAATACATAGATTAAAAAGTTCCGATAAAAATCAAACCAGATTATGTGGCGATGTATTATTAGAAGATGTCATTTCTAAAGTATTTGCTTACACACCTGTACCAGGAGGTGTTGGACCAATGACAGTAACAATGTTACTTGTAAATACTATTTTTAGCTGGCAAAAACAATTTGGTTTATCATCAAATCTTAATGACCTTTTGCCATAA
- the crtE gene encoding geranylgeranyl diphosphate synthase CrtE, with amino-acid sequence MTEVINNISDFEKYLKNTKKVVEEALDFSLGPENPETLRESMRYSLLAGGKRIRPILCLASCSLAGGDPSLAVPTAVAIEMIHTMSLIHDDLPAMDNDDLRRGRPTNHKVYGDAIAILAGDALLTRAFEMVSLRSPGVDPKRLLNVVGELSLVAGAPGLVGGQVVDLECEGKEVDLKTLEYIHLHKTGALLKACVRTGAMIAGANEKLLQALTTYAEGIGLAFQIIDDILDLTSSSEKLGKTAGKDLLADKTTYPKLLGMEESKKRAFDLVEKAKKAIKPWGPDAKYLLSLADFITNRDR; translated from the coding sequence ATGACTGAAGTTATAAATAATATTTCTGATTTTGAAAAGTATCTTAAAAACACAAAAAAAGTTGTAGAAGAGGCACTTGATTTTTCATTGGGCCCTGAGAATCCAGAAACTTTAAGAGAATCAATGAGATATTCCCTTTTAGCTGGAGGGAAAAGAATACGTCCAATTTTATGTTTAGCATCTTGCTCACTGGCTGGAGGAGATCCCTCTCTTGCTGTTCCTACTGCAGTAGCGATAGAAATGATCCATACAATGTCCTTGATTCATGATGATCTGCCCGCTATGGATAATGATGACTTGAGGAGAGGTAGGCCGACAAATCATAAAGTATATGGAGATGCAATAGCTATTCTTGCAGGTGATGCTTTATTAACAAGGGCCTTTGAAATGGTCTCTTTAAGAAGCCCTGGGGTTGATCCAAAAAGATTATTAAATGTAGTTGGCGAATTATCCCTAGTTGCTGGTGCACCAGGCCTGGTTGGGGGACAAGTTGTTGATTTAGAATGCGAAGGTAAAGAAGTCGACCTTAAAACTCTCGAATATATTCATCTTCATAAGACTGGGGCTTTATTAAAGGCTTGCGTAAGAACAGGCGCGATGATCGCAGGTGCAAACGAAAAACTATTACAAGCCCTAACAACATATGCAGAGGGAATTGGTTTAGCATTCCAAATAATAGATGATATTCTTGATTTAACTTCCAGCAGTGAAAAGCTTGGTAAAACTGCCGGCAAAGATCTTTTAGCTGACAAAACTACTTACCCTAAATTACTTGGGATGGAGGAGTCAAAGAAAAGAGCATTTGATTTGGTTGAAAAAGCAAAAAAAGCAATTAAACCCTGGGGTCCAGATGCAAAATATCTTTTATCTCTAGCCGACTTTATTACAAATAGAGACAGATAA
- a CDS encoding divergent PAP2 family protein: protein MSEFFAFFNNSVLFWSLLSCLLAQFFKIIFNFLSNGEIRFGIMFETGGMPSSHSALITGATSGIGYELGFDSSIFALSVAVALIVMYDASGVRKSAGVQAAEINKLSKKLDPKSELLLKETLGHTKIEVIVGSFLGPLITLPGMFFLGSPLKIFDLIIN, encoded by the coding sequence ATGTCTGAGTTTTTTGCCTTTTTTAACAATTCAGTTCTTTTCTGGAGTTTATTATCATGTTTACTTGCTCAATTTTTTAAAATCATATTCAATTTTTTATCAAATGGAGAGATAAGATTTGGGATTATGTTTGAGACTGGTGGTATGCCTTCAAGTCATTCCGCATTAATAACTGGTGCTACATCTGGTATAGGTTATGAATTGGGATTTGATAGTTCAATATTTGCATTATCAGTTGCTGTAGCACTAATAGTTATGTATGACGCTAGTGGTGTTCGAAAATCAGCTGGGGTTCAAGCTGCAGAAATCAATAAACTATCAAAAAAACTAGATCCTAAATCTGAATTACTTTTAAAAGAAACCTTGGGCCATACAAAAATTGAAGTCATAGTGGGAAGTTTTTTAGGACCATTAATTACTTTGCCTGGTATGTTTTTTTTAGGTTCACCTCTAAAAATATTTGATTTGATAATAAATTAA
- a CDS encoding cobyrinate a,c-diamide synthase, with the protein MPCVISSPSTDSGKTTLSLLISCWAFSKGIKIQTFKVGPDYLDQQQLSSIGQPICRNLDIFLNGEEWVQESFFKHSLKYEFSLIEGAMGLFDGLGATTYSSTANISKLLNAPVIFIVNARGQVASLLATVRGFKDFDSELSIAGIIFNNVNSDRHKKLIEEVFKNEDIEILGFLPSDSRITLNKSNLGLISPLDNGKQIDVEYFANYAERNLDLFSLIKFLKSPQKKMFNSASFEDFIIEKSKPIAIAEDQIFHFQYPETKEFLSDVGIPLISWSIYDDEEIPNEASSLIIPGGFPEKYAEHISNSKKSLNSLRKFRENGFIYAECGGMMILGDFIKDESGNNHKMSGILPFRSKKSKLTVGYRYIEGLKDTPIIRQNQLIRGHEFHYWEIENNLSELDLRKAEHQKKISSPWKIKSWETEYKNEGFFDQKLHASWIHLHLPSSPKVAKNFIDATQISF; encoded by the coding sequence ATGCCTTGTGTAATATCTTCTCCTTCAACTGATAGTGGGAAAACTACATTATCCCTTTTGATATCTTGTTGGGCGTTCTCAAAAGGTATAAAAATACAAACTTTCAAGGTTGGCCCAGATTATCTTGACCAACAACAACTTAGCTCCATTGGCCAACCTATTTGTAGGAATTTAGATATTTTTTTAAATGGTGAGGAATGGGTTCAAGAAAGTTTTTTTAAACATTCTTTGAAATATGAATTCTCATTAATTGAAGGAGCAATGGGTCTATTTGATGGTTTAGGAGCAACAACCTATTCCAGCACAGCAAATATATCTAAACTTCTCAATGCTCCAGTAATTTTTATTGTTAATGCTAGAGGTCAAGTAGCTTCTCTTTTAGCGACTGTTCGAGGTTTTAAAGATTTTGATAGTGAATTGTCAATAGCTGGGATTATATTTAATAACGTTAATTCAGATAGACATAAAAAATTAATTGAAGAAGTTTTTAAAAATGAAGATATCGAAATTCTTGGTTTTTTACCCTCTGATTCAAGAATAACTTTAAACAAATCTAATTTAGGTTTGATTTCCCCATTGGATAATGGGAAACAAATTGATGTTGAATATTTTGCAAATTACGCCGAAAGAAATCTTGATTTATTTTCTCTTATTAAATTCCTGAAATCTCCTCAAAAGAAAATGTTTAATTCTGCCAGTTTTGAAGATTTTATAATTGAAAAAAGTAAACCTATTGCAATTGCAGAAGATCAAATCTTTCATTTTCAATACCCTGAAACTAAGGAGTTTTTGAGTGACGTAGGTATCCCATTGATTTCATGGAGTATTTATGATGATGAAGAAATACCTAACGAGGCTTCTTCTTTAATTATTCCTGGGGGGTTCCCTGAAAAATATGCTGAGCATATAAGTAACTCTAAAAAAAGCTTAAATTCGTTAAGGAAATTCCGCGAAAATGGATTTATATATGCTGAGTGCGGAGGGATGATGATTTTAGGAGACTTTATAAAAGATGAAAGTGGTAATAATCATAAAATGAGTGGTATCCTGCCTTTTAGATCAAAAAAAAGTAAGCTTACAGTAGGTTATAGATACATTGAAGGTCTAAAAGACACTCCGATAATTAGACAAAATCAATTAATTAGAGGACATGAATTTCATTATTGGGAAATTGAAAATAATTTATCTGAACTTGATTTAAGAAAAGCTGAGCATCAGAAAAAAATTTCTTCCCCATGGAAAATTAAATCTTGGGAAACTGAATATAAAAATGAAGGTTTTTTTGATCAAAAATTGCATGCAAGTTGGATTCACTTACATTTGCCAAGTTCTCCAAAAGTCGCAAAAAACTTTATAGATGCAACCCAAATTAGTTTCTAA
- a CDS encoding glucose-6-phosphate dehydrogenase assembly protein OpcA, translated as MKPQLTLQTPLELPYEEISNYLNKLWVSEDNNNTGANTFTLMVWQPAWLEQCLVQKGLVNGPITGNLSPEIIEVAKKFILDQGLPITTSLNSEELLNLLKENLSNKDFEDFRGQFFESSISTLNPRRLITLAPTLNKNSDIKTFVSAYCPLSDTPAMQPICGDLVVIRGDSASISNKGLKIIDELSIDELPSWLWWNGSLDESTEIFEYFTNYGLRLIIDTALGSPYRCLKVLDQLNNSEKAINDLNWVRLKNWRESLAMIFDPPSRRPILDHITDVDIDIAGDHMIQALFLISWISDKLGWSFLRVERDTESTKIEFKRINGEIISASINPLSLGNPSIHSGQVIGLRLISRISEVQKNNTCVILGCESVECMRLEAGGMANMELIEQVVPNSFSSSEYDVSKLLGSSRGNTSPLFENSIKIALQIFNGFKN; from the coding sequence ATGAAACCTCAACTTACACTCCAAACCCCGTTAGAGCTGCCTTATGAGGAGATTTCTAATTACCTTAATAAATTATGGGTTTCAGAAGATAATAATAATACTGGAGCTAATACTTTTACACTAATGGTCTGGCAGCCTGCCTGGCTAGAACAATGTTTGGTTCAAAAAGGATTAGTAAATGGACCAATTACTGGAAATTTAAGTCCTGAGATAATTGAAGTTGCTAAAAAGTTCATATTAGATCAGGGACTCCCAATCACTACATCCCTTAATAGTGAAGAATTGTTGAATTTATTGAAGGAAAATTTATCTAATAAAGACTTTGAAGACTTTAGAGGACAATTTTTTGAATCATCAATAAGTACATTGAATCCAAGAAGATTAATAACTCTAGCGCCAACGTTAAATAAAAATTCAGATATCAAAACTTTTGTATCCGCTTACTGTCCATTAAGTGATACTCCAGCTATGCAGCCTATCTGTGGGGATTTAGTCGTTATTAGGGGAGACTCAGCCTCAATATCCAATAAAGGATTAAAAATAATTGATGAATTATCTATTGATGAATTGCCTTCATGGTTGTGGTGGAATGGAAGCTTGGATGAATCAACTGAAATCTTCGAATATTTTACTAATTATGGTCTAAGGTTAATAATTGACACTGCTCTTGGATCGCCATACAGATGTTTAAAAGTTTTAGATCAATTAAATAATTCAGAAAAAGCTATTAATGATTTGAATTGGGTTAGGTTGAAAAATTGGAGAGAATCATTGGCAATGATTTTTGATCCGCCTTCGAGGAGACCAATCTTAGATCATATTACTGATGTTGATATTGATATCGCAGGGGATCATATGATTCAAGCTTTGTTTTTGATCTCATGGATTAGCGATAAACTTGGTTGGTCTTTTCTAAGAGTTGAAAGGGATACAGAGTCAACAAAAATAGAGTTTAAAAGAATTAATGGCGAAATAATTTCTGCGTCAATTAATCCCTTATCTTTGGGGAATCCAAGTATTCATTCAGGACAAGTTATTGGATTGAGGTTGATTTCAAGAATTAGTGAGGTTCAAAAAAATAACACTTGTGTAATACTTGGCTGTGAATCAGTGGAATGTATGAGACTTGAAGCAGGGGGAATGGCTAATATGGAATTAATTGAGCAAGTTGTTCCAAATTCTTTTTCTTCATCAGAGTATGACGTTAGTAAATTATTGGGTAGTAGTAGAGGTAATACAAGCCCTCTTTTTGAAAATTCTATTAAAATAGCACTTCAAATATTTAATGGTTTTAAAAACTAA
- the zwf gene encoding glucose-6-phosphate dehydrogenase codes for MPSTLSNPLRLGLRQERVISPQCLVIFGASGDLTHRKLIPALFELYLQRRIPSEFAIVGCARRPWTDYEFRDKMKVKLSNQISGKEREWEQFSNYLFYEPVDLQQSDHVVRLSKRLNEIDKKQATHGNRTFYLSVSPNFYASGCKALKEAGLLDDPKKSRLVIEKPFGRDYSSAKKLNKIVQSCAEESQIYRIDHYLGKETVQNILVLRFANTIFEPIWNRNYISSVQITSSETVGIEDRAGYYESSGALRDMLQNHMTQMLAVTAMEPPGKFEPEAIRNEKAKVLQASKLADENEPWNCCIRGQYGEGGNISNRLKGYRHEDGVNSNSTTETYIATKVFVDNWRWQGVPFYLRTGKRLPKRLGEIVLTFKDVPVHLFESTIINPAPNQLILRIQPNEGATFKFEVKSPGSGMKSRPVEMEFSYDESFGEPSDEGYVRLLADAMLSDPTLFTRSDEVEAAWKLYTPLIELMDNSPWKLPIYNYESMTWGPPESDQLLSKDNIFWRRP; via the coding sequence ATGCCTTCAACTTTAAGTAATCCTCTAAGATTAGGTTTACGGCAAGAAAGAGTCATATCTCCACAATGCTTAGTAATATTTGGTGCTAGTGGAGATCTTACTCATAGAAAATTAATACCAGCATTATTTGAACTCTATTTGCAAAGAAGAATTCCTAGTGAATTTGCAATAGTTGGTTGTGCGAGAAGACCTTGGACTGATTATGAGTTTAGGGACAAGATGAAAGTAAAGCTATCCAATCAAATATCTGGTAAAGAAAGGGAGTGGGAACAATTTTCTAATTATCTTTTCTACGAACCTGTTGACTTACAACAAAGTGATCATGTCGTAAGGCTTTCTAAAAGATTAAATGAAATTGATAAAAAACAAGCTACTCATGGTAATAGAACATTTTATTTATCAGTATCTCCGAATTTCTATGCAAGTGGATGTAAAGCTCTTAAAGAAGCTGGCCTTTTAGATGACCCTAAGAAAAGTCGTTTAGTGATTGAAAAACCTTTTGGGAGAGATTATTCAAGTGCAAAAAAATTGAATAAGATAGTTCAAAGTTGTGCTGAAGAAAGTCAGATTTATAGGATTGATCATTATTTAGGTAAAGAGACAGTTCAAAATATTCTTGTTTTGAGGTTTGCTAACACTATTTTTGAACCAATCTGGAATAGAAATTATATATCAAGTGTTCAAATTACTTCATCAGAAACAGTGGGTATTGAAGATAGAGCAGGTTATTACGAAAGCTCAGGTGCTTTAAGGGATATGCTTCAAAACCATATGACCCAAATGCTTGCTGTTACTGCTATGGAACCTCCTGGGAAGTTTGAGCCAGAAGCAATAAGAAATGAAAAAGCTAAGGTTCTTCAAGCTTCAAAACTTGCTGACGAAAATGAACCGTGGAATTGTTGCATAAGAGGTCAATATGGAGAGGGAGGGAATATTTCAAATCGACTCAAAGGATATAGGCATGAAGATGGTGTTAATTCCAATAGCACAACAGAAACTTATATCGCGACTAAAGTTTTTGTTGATAACTGGCGTTGGCAAGGTGTTCCATTTTATTTGAGAACAGGGAAAAGACTACCTAAAAGACTTGGAGAAATAGTCTTGACTTTTAAAGACGTTCCTGTCCATTTATTTGAATCAACAATAATAAATCCTGCCCCAAATCAACTTATTCTTAGAATTCAGCCAAATGAAGGGGCGACTTTCAAGTTTGAGGTAAAATCTCCTGGTTCTGGAATGAAATCAAGACCTGTTGAAATGGAATTTTCTTATGATGAATCATTTGGAGAACCATCAGATGAAGGCTATGTAAGATTATTAGCGGATGCAATGCTTTCTGACCCAACTTTATTTACTCGAAGCGATGAAGTAGAGGCAGCCTGGAAACTTTACACGCCATTAATAGAATTGATGGATAATTCTCCTTGGAAGTTGCCTATTTATAATTATGAATCTATGACGTGGGGACCTCCTGAATCTGATCAATTACTCTCAAAAGATAATATTTTCTGGCGTAGACCTTAA
- a CDS encoding FAD-binding oxidoreductase, producing the protein MYSQAKVIAGGLAHIPVVIAVFYFILTTFNKRALKFVEESKTKKPEAKAVEPNKVTVSKTEAPKTEATKAEAPKVVKKKHADVPVNIYRPKTPYEGTVIENYSLLKEGAIGRVNHITFDLKDSDPFLNYVEGQSIGIMPAGEDANGKPHKLRLYSIASTRHGDNFNGNTVSLCVRQLQYEKDGETINGVCSTYLCDIKPGDKVKITGPVGKEMLLPDEEDSNIVMLATGTGIAPMRAYLRRMFEPTEKEKNKWNFKGKAWLFMGAPKSANLLYEEDLQRYLTDNPDNFKYTKAISREQQNTKGGRMYIQDRVLESANELFNMIEDEKTHIYLCGLKGMEPGIDEAMTKAAEEKGLNWSELRPQLKKAGRWHVETY; encoded by the coding sequence ATGTATTCACAAGCAAAAGTAATCGCAGGCGGATTAGCACATATACCAGTAGTAATAGCTGTTTTTTATTTTATACTCACAACTTTTAATAAGAGAGCTTTAAAATTTGTTGAAGAATCTAAAACAAAAAAACCTGAGGCAAAAGCTGTGGAACCTAATAAAGTGACTGTTTCAAAAACAGAAGCTCCAAAAACAGAAGCTACAAAAGCAGAAGCTCCGAAAGTAGTTAAGAAAAAACATGCAGATGTCCCCGTAAATATTTATAGGCCCAAAACGCCATATGAAGGAACTGTGATTGAAAACTATAGTCTTCTTAAAGAAGGAGCAATTGGTAGGGTTAATCATATAACTTTCGATCTTAAAGATAGTGATCCATTTTTAAATTACGTTGAAGGTCAAAGTATTGGTATCATGCCTGCTGGTGAAGATGCTAATGGAAAACCTCATAAGTTAAGACTTTACTCAATTGCTAGTACAAGACATGGCGATAACTTTAATGGAAATACAGTTTCTCTTTGTGTAAGACAGCTTCAGTATGAAAAAGATGGTGAAACCATTAATGGTGTCTGTTCTACATACTTATGCGATATTAAGCCTGGAGATAAAGTAAAAATAACTGGGCCTGTAGGTAAAGAAATGCTTCTCCCTGACGAAGAGGACTCAAACATTGTTATGTTGGCCACAGGAACTGGAATAGCACCAATGAGGGCTTATTTAAGAAGAATGTTTGAACCAACTGAAAAAGAAAAAAATAAATGGAATTTCAAGGGCAAAGCTTGGTTATTTATGGGTGCTCCAAAATCAGCTAATTTGTTATACGAAGAAGATCTTCAAAGATACCTTACTGATAATCCAGATAACTTTAAATATACAAAAGCTATTAGTCGTGAGCAGCAAAATACAAAAGGTGGAAGAATGTACATTCAAGACAGAGTTCTAGAGTCAGCCAACGAACTTTTCAATATGATTGAAGATGAAAAGACACATATATATCTTTGTGGATTAAAAGGTATGGAGCCTGGAATAGATGAGGCAATGACTAAAGCCGCAGAAGAAAAAGGTTTGAATTGGTCAGAATTAAGACCTCAACTAAAAAAAGCAGGAAGATGGCACGTAGAAACCTACTAA